A genomic segment from Planctomycetota bacterium encodes:
- a CDS encoding response regulator — translation MKSMPPLSTNDPPRRAKRRRRLSVLVVDDEQDIRSTVADALASSTMTIHHAASITEARAMARRHRLDLALIDLKLPDGDGMELAGELQQRSPSVHSIVMTGAPSVDSAVQAIRAGATDFLPKPFNVTDLRAGVDRALGRHRDETRAADRVKRLKNLCRKLNTARHEVTQQVDILCNDLVSAYQELAEQLKHVQATTQFQTIIDQELDLEQLLRRMLEFVLQQLGPTNAAVFLPAQVGGFTVGGYINYTFDKSAADVLLTHLADVAAPRIADRAEVIHLKDNMDINLWLSDDSAWLVDCEVIGLPCHHDGEVLACLMLFRDANEPFDDEAVATLNAIAPIFGEHLVKVINIHHRHLDPDEDADTDPDEIPF, via the coding sequence GTGAAGTCAATGCCGCCGCTATCGACGAATGATCCGCCCCGTCGCGCCAAGCGCCGCCGCCGGCTCAGTGTGCTTGTCGTCGACGATGAACAGGACATCCGCAGCACGGTCGCCGACGCGCTCGCGTCGTCGACGATGACCATCCATCACGCCGCGTCGATTACCGAAGCCCGCGCGATGGCCCGGCGTCATCGGCTCGACCTGGCGCTGATCGACCTGAAGCTGCCCGACGGCGACGGCATGGAACTGGCCGGCGAACTTCAGCAGCGCTCCCCCAGCGTGCACTCGATCGTCATGACCGGCGCCCCCAGCGTCGATTCCGCCGTGCAGGCCATCCGCGCCGGCGCCACCGACTTCCTGCCCAAGCCGTTCAACGTGACCGATCTTCGCGCCGGCGTCGATCGCGCGCTGGGCCGTCACCGCGACGAAACACGCGCCGCCGATCGGGTCAAGCGGCTCAAGAACCTCTGCCGCAAGCTCAACACCGCCCGCCATGAAGTCACGCAGCAGGTGGACATCCTCTGCAACGATCTGGTCAGCGCCTATCAGGAACTCGCCGAGCAGCTCAAGCACGTGCAGGCCACCACGCAGTTTCAGACCATCATCGATCAGGAGCTCGACCTCGAACAGCTCCTGCGCCGCATGCTCGAATTCGTGTTGCAGCAGCTTGGCCCCACCAACGCCGCCGTCTTCCTCCCCGCGCAGGTCGGCGGGTTCACGGTCGGCGGCTACATCAACTACACCTTCGACAAATCCGCCGCCGATGTGTTGCTCACGCATCTGGCCGACGTCGCCGCTCCGCGCATCGCCGACCGCGCCGAGGTGATCCATCTCAAGGACAACATGGACATCAACCTCTGGCTCTCCGACGACAGCGCCTGGCTCGTCGATTGCGAAGTCATCGGCCTGCCGTGCCATCACGACGGCGAAGTCCTCGCGTGCCTGATGCTCTTCCGCGACGCCAACGAGCCCTTCGACGACGAAGCCGTCGCGACCTTGAACGCCATCGCGCCCATCTTCGGCGAACACCTGGTCAAAGTGATCAATATCCATCACCGCCACCTCGACCCCGACGAGGACGCCGACACCGACCCCGACGAAATTCCCTTCTGA
- a CDS encoding HDOD domain-containing protein, translating to MDTREAQRADRLELILQQLDALPTLPAVATRLLQVTSADDSDAQQVIELVASDQALTAKVLSLCRTAEKGLNESVTTVGRAVLMLGFEAIRNAVLSIKVLEVFADETGNGEAHTASGFSVAAFWRHSLAVAVAAELIAAAHPRLKNIPPGEAFVCGLLHDVGKLAIEHLLPKSYQRVIELTEQHQVNIADVERRVIGLDHMTVGKHLAEHWQMPDMIRDAIWLHGSPAQALPDLPHRRMIELVALADLLVRRQHIGYSGNHAIGEDLARRATDAGFDPKKVEGVVDRLREELERRAAAMGLGQTPSRKLFLESIMQANAVLGRLNTELATHRRTAAGQSKVLDAIVHFHARSAGPTRSVQTALTSVVASAVGSFGEGFYAVLFQPAPAQPWLFNTYSRAGRLVGSEFVQPPVGSGSLAELCRQQPVMMHMNVALAWIAPQVPDHVEPANVSVLSLPCGWGAAAVLLHDRPRLADTENEAHCEALRQTWGAAIAAAAEHQSARRLAEQLADTNRQLVEAQQTVLRTQSMAQLGEMAAGAAHEMNNPLAVISGRAQLLIQRLPMGSRERQDADVVWHQAERLSDLITSMRLFAHPPEPKLATVNLADVLEDAVGRMKRRAPAVPAIRVSGLETAPLLFTDREQLAALLSELLVNAAESKPAQSVRVQASVDTLNDRLILLVKDDGCGMDAATLEHAFDPFFSAKPAGRQVGLGLSRARRMIELLGGTIELTSVVGVGTTARIAIPIRSPHDAAMSESQTPQRAEGTARGGTVREVNAAAIDE from the coding sequence ATGGACACTCGCGAAGCACAGCGCGCCGATCGATTGGAGCTGATTCTGCAGCAGCTCGATGCGCTGCCGACGCTCCCGGCCGTCGCCACGCGCCTGCTTCAGGTCACCAGCGCCGACGACTCCGATGCCCAGCAGGTCATCGAGCTTGTCGCCTCCGACCAGGCGCTGACCGCCAAGGTTCTGTCGCTCTGCCGCACCGCTGAAAAGGGCCTCAACGAATCGGTCACGACCGTCGGCCGGGCCGTGCTGATGCTCGGCTTCGAGGCGATCCGCAATGCCGTCCTGTCCATCAAGGTGCTCGAGGTTTTCGCGGACGAGACCGGCAATGGCGAAGCGCATACGGCTTCGGGTTTCAGCGTGGCGGCGTTCTGGCGTCACAGTCTGGCCGTCGCCGTCGCCGCCGAGTTGATCGCCGCGGCGCATCCGCGCCTCAAGAACATTCCGCCGGGCGAGGCGTTCGTTTGCGGTCTTTTGCATGACGTGGGCAAGCTCGCGATCGAACATCTTTTACCCAAGAGCTATCAGCGCGTCATCGAGCTGACCGAACAGCACCAGGTCAACATCGCCGACGTCGAGCGCCGCGTGATCGGGCTCGATCACATGACCGTCGGCAAGCATCTGGCCGAGCACTGGCAGATGCCGGACATGATCCGCGACGCCATCTGGCTTCACGGCTCGCCGGCGCAGGCGCTGCCGGACCTGCCGCATCGGCGGATGATCGAATTGGTCGCGCTGGCGGACCTGCTGGTGCGGCGTCAGCACATCGGTTACAGCGGCAATCACGCCATCGGCGAGGATCTGGCCCGCCGCGCGACCGATGCCGGGTTCGATCCGAAAAAAGTCGAGGGCGTGGTCGATCGATTGCGCGAGGAACTGGAGCGGCGCGCCGCGGCGATGGGACTGGGTCAGACGCCCAGCCGCAAGCTGTTTCTCGAATCGATCATGCAGGCCAACGCCGTGCTGGGCCGGCTCAACACCGAACTGGCCACGCACCGTCGCACCGCCGCCGGTCAGTCGAAGGTGCTCGACGCCATCGTTCATTTTCACGCCCGCTCGGCCGGTCCGACGCGCAGCGTGCAGACCGCCCTCACGAGCGTCGTCGCCTCCGCCGTGGGCTCGTTCGGCGAAGGGTTCTACGCGGTGCTGTTTCAGCCCGCGCCCGCCCAGCCGTGGCTTTTCAACACATACAGTCGCGCCGGCCGCCTCGTCGGCAGCGAATTCGTTCAGCCGCCGGTCGGGTCCGGTTCGCTCGCCGAATTGTGCCGCCAGCAGCCGGTGATGATGCACATGAACGTCGCGCTGGCGTGGATCGCGCCGCAGGTTCCCGATCATGTGGAGCCGGCGAACGTCAGCGTGCTGTCGCTGCCGTGCGGATGGGGCGCCGCGGCGGTGCTGCTGCACGATCGACCGCGCCTCGCCGACACCGAGAACGAAGCGCACTGCGAAGCGCTGCGACAGACGTGGGGCGCCGCCATCGCCGCCGCGGCGGAGCATCAAAGCGCCCGTCGCCTCGCCGAGCAGCTTGCCGACACCAACCGCCAGCTCGTCGAGGCGCAGCAGACCGTGCTGCGCACGCAGTCGATGGCGCAGCTGGGCGAGATGGCGGCGGGGGCGGCGCACGAGATGAACAACCCCCTGGCCGTCATCAGCGGCCGCGCTCAACTTCTGATTCAGCGCCTGCCGATGGGCTCGCGCGAGCGGCAGGATGCGGACGTGGTGTGGCATCAGGCGGAGCGGCTCAGCGACCTGATCACCTCGATGCGCCTGTTCGCGCATCCGCCGGAGCCCAAGCTCGCCACCGTGAATCTGGCGGACGTGCTGGAGGACGCGGTGGGGCGGATGAAGCGTCGGGCGCCGGCGGTGCCGGCGATCCGCGTCAGCGGGCTGGAGACGGCCCCATTGCTGTTCACGGACCGCGAGCAGTTGGCGGCGCTTCTGTCGGAACTGCTGGTCAATGCGGCCGAATCGAAACCGGCCCAGTCGGTGCGTGTGCAGGCTTCAGTCGACACATTGAACGACCGATTAATCCTACTGGTCAAGGACGACGGCTGCGGCATGGATGCTGCGACACTCGAACACGCTTTCGACCCGTTCTTCAGCGCCAAGCCCGCCGGCCGACAGGTCGGACTGGGCCTCTCCAGAGCCCGGCGCATGATCGAACTGCTCGGGGGCACGATCGAGTTGACGAGCGTGGTGGGCGTGGGGACCACGGCTCGGATCGCCATTCCGATTCGTTCGCCGCACGACGCGGCGATGAGTGAGAGTCAGACGCCGCAACGGGCCGAGGGAACGGCTCGTGGAGGAACCGTCCGTGAAGTCAATGCCGCCGCTATCGACGAATGA
- a CDS encoding response regulator, with protein sequence MADETPGELRTKQVFTTGEAAEVCQVSQQTIIRCFDAGRLRGFRVPGSRFRRIPREELVRFMRDNAIPLDRLDGGKRRVLVVDDDEQIVELFVDVLERDGRFDVKTASTGYDAGVLTHQFHPDLILLDFMLPDINGNVVCRTIRQNPEFADTKIIIVSGVVNQDEINELIASGADEFVKKPFNIDKLVGTITNLLEMN encoded by the coding sequence ATGGCCGACGAAACACCAGGTGAATTGCGTACCAAGCAGGTCTTCACGACCGGTGAGGCGGCGGAGGTTTGTCAGGTTTCGCAGCAGACGATCATTCGCTGCTTTGATGCCGGGCGACTGAGGGGATTTCGCGTGCCGGGGTCGCGCTTTCGGCGGATTCCGCGCGAGGAACTCGTCCGTTTCATGCGTGACAACGCCATTCCGCTCGACCGCCTCGACGGAGGCAAGCGGCGGGTGCTTGTCGTGGATGACGATGAGCAGATCGTCGAGCTGTTCGTCGACGTGCTGGAGCGCGACGGGCGATTCGACGTCAAGACCGCCAGCACCGGTTACGACGCCGGCGTCCTCACCCACCAGTTCCACCCCGACCTGATCCTGCTGGACTTCATGCTCCCGGACATCAACGGCAACGTCGTCTGCCGCACCATCCGCCAGAACCCCGAGTTCGCCGACACGAAGATCATCATCGTCTCCGGCGTCGTCAACCAGGATGAGATCAACGAGCTGATCGCCAGCGGCGCCGACGAGTTCGTCAAAAAGCCCTTCAACATCGACAAGCTCGTGGGGACGATCACGAACCTGCTGGAGATGAACTGA